The Humulus lupulus chromosome 3, drHumLupu1.1, whole genome shotgun sequence genome window below encodes:
- the LOC133822964 gene encoding frataxin, mitochondrial isoform X1 yields the protein MASKLLPLRRLLRLSKLPPPSSANNYCSCSYLLNFLITRHISDNPHRPFYSFSSKGFCSRPLDHDGGSQGPAAIDYRSLLQEDEFHRLADSTIHDLQEKLEEYGDSVQVEGFDIDYGNDVLTLKLGDLGTYVLNKQTPNRQIWMSSPVSGPSRFDWDHDAHAWVYRRNKANLADVLERELEQLCGEPINLS from the exons ATGGCTTCAAAGTTGCTTCCATTGAGAAGGCTATTGAGGCTATCAAAGCTTCCTCCTCCATCATCGGCGAACAACTACTGTTCATGTTCCTATCTTCTGAATTTCTTAATTACTCGTCATATCTCTGACAACCCTCACAGACCATTTTATTCCTTCTCTTCTAAAGGCTTCTGCTCTCGACCTTTGGATCACGATGGAGGTTCTCAAGGTCCTGCCGCCATTGACTATCG TTCTCTGCTGCAGGAGGATGAGTTTCACAGACTAGCTGATTCCACAATACATGATCTTCAAGAAAAACTCGAG GAATATGGAGATAGTGTTCAAGTTGAGGGCTTTGACATAGACTATGGG AATGATGTGTTAACCCTGAAGCTTGGCGATTTGGGAACGTATGTGTTGAACAAACAAACTCCTAATAGACAAATTTGGATGTCTTCACCAGTAAG TGGTCCTTCCAGATTCGACTGGGATCACGATGCTCATGCTTGGGTTTATAGGCGGAACAAAGCAAATTTAGCGGATGTTTTGGAGCGTGAGTTGGAGCAACTGTGTGGTGAACCAATAAACCTTTCTTAA
- the LOC133822964 gene encoding frataxin, mitochondrial isoform X2 produces MASKLLPLRRLLRLSKLPPPSSANNYCSCSYLLNFLITRHISDNPHRPFYSFSSKGFCSRPLDHDGGSQGPAAIDYRSLLQEDEFHRLADSTIHDLQEKLEEYGDSVQVEGFDIDYGNDVLTLKLGDLGTYVLNKQTPNRQIWMSSPVRFLRPHGLVWEGCPIKWEDLEE; encoded by the exons ATGGCTTCAAAGTTGCTTCCATTGAGAAGGCTATTGAGGCTATCAAAGCTTCCTCCTCCATCATCGGCGAACAACTACTGTTCATGTTCCTATCTTCTGAATTTCTTAATTACTCGTCATATCTCTGACAACCCTCACAGACCATTTTATTCCTTCTCTTCTAAAGGCTTCTGCTCTCGACCTTTGGATCACGATGGAGGTTCTCAAGGTCCTGCCGCCATTGACTATCG TTCTCTGCTGCAGGAGGATGAGTTTCACAGACTAGCTGATTCCACAATACATGATCTTCAAGAAAAACTCGAG GAATATGGAGATAGTGTTCAAGTTGAGGGCTTTGACATAGACTATGGG AATGATGTGTTAACCCTGAAGCTTGGCGATTTGGGAACGTATGTGTTGAACAAACAAACTCCTAATAGACAAATTTGGATGTCTTCACCAGTAAG GTTCCTTAGGCCTCATGGATTAGTGTGGGAAGGATGTCCAATAAAGTGGGAAGATTTAGAAGAATGA
- the LOC133822963 gene encoding probable inactive purple acid phosphatase 1, with the protein MRKLKMKLLAIVLFTIVTLKVVSSHGDQPLSKVAIHQTVFALHDEAYIKASRSVLGTKGENTEEENMEWVTVKFNCPRPSDNDWVGVFSPAIFNSSNCPAENSATQTPTLCTAPIKYKYANYSNPNYKVTGKGVLKFQLIKQRSNFSFALFSGGLSTPKLVAVSSAVIFANPNSPVYPRLAQGKMWNEMTVTWTSGYGIDAAVPFVEWGKIGGDCVRSPAGTLTFDRNSMCGAPARTVGWRDPGFIHTSFLKELWPNTMYFYKLGHKKCDGSYVWSREYHFRSPPYPGQNSIQRVVIFGDLGKDEVDGSNEYNNYQHGSLNTTNQLVQDLENYDIVFLIGDICYANGYLSQWDKFTSMVEPIASTKPFMVASGNHERDWPGSGSFYGNLDSGGECGVLAQTMFYVPAENRAKFWYATDYGMFRFCIADTELDWREGTEQYRFIENCLASVDRQKQPWLIFLAHRVLGYSSGDFYVDEGSFGEPMGRESLQKLWQKYKVDIAIYGHVHNYERTCPIYQNICTNDKKNHYKGSLNGTIHVVAGGGGSSLVKFSSAKPKWSLVRDYDYGFTKLTAFDHSNLLFEYKKSRDGEVYDSFRISRDYRDILACAPDSCPSTTLAF; encoded by the exons TGAAGCTCTTGGCCATCGTTTTATTTACTATTGTGACCCTTAAAGTGGTGAGCTCGCATGGAGACCAGCCTCTTTCGAAAGTTGCTATTCACCAGACAGTATTTGCTCTTCATGATGAGGCTTATATTAAAGCCTCTCGAAGTGTTCTTGGAACCAAG GGAGAAAATACGGAAGAAGAAAATATGGAATGGGTGACTGTCAAATTCAATTGTCCTAGGCCATCAGACAATGACTGGGTTGGAGTATTCTCTCCTGCCATTTTCAA TTCCTCAAATTGCCCTGCAGAAAATTCAGCAACACAGACACCAACACTATGTACAGCACCTATTAAG TATAAGTATGCAAATTACAGTAATCCTAATTACAAAGTTACTGGAAAAGGAGTATTAAAGTTTCAGTTGATTAAACAGAGATCTAATTTCTCTTTTGCACTTTTCTCCGGTGGCTTATCAACG CCAAAGCTGGTGGCAGTATCAAGTGCTGTAATTTTTGCAAATCCAAATTCTCCTGTTTATCCACGTTTAGCACAAGGAAAAATGTGGAACGAA ATGACTGTGACATGGACAAGTGGATATGGGATTGACGCAGCTGTTCCATTTGTTGAATGGGGTAAAATAGGAGGAGACTGTGTGAGATCCCCTGCTGGGACATTGACCTTTGACCGTAACAGCATGTGTG GTGCACCTGCAAGAACAGTTGGATGGCGAGATCCTGGATTTATACACACTAGTTTTCTCAAGGAACTGTGGCCTAATACAAT GTATTTTTACAAGCTGGGGCATAAAAAATGTGATGGTTCTTATGTATGGAGTCGTGAATACCACTTCAGATCCCCTCCTTATCCTGGCCAAAATTCTATTCAACGTGTTGTCATATTCGGTGACTTGGGAAAG GATGAAGTTGATGGATCCAATGAGTACAATAATTACCAGCATGGCTCTCTCAACACTACCAATCAGCTTGTTCAAGATCTGGAGAACTATGATATTGTCTTCCTAATTGGAGATATATGTTATGCAAATGGATACCTTTCGCAGTGGGACAAATTCACTTCTATGGTTGAGCCAATAGCATCAACTAAGCCATTCATGGTTGCTAG tgGTAATCATGAGCGTGACTGGCCTGGATCAGGATCTTTCTATGGAAACTTGGATTCAGGGGGAGAATGTGGTGTCTTGGCTCAAACTATGTTTTATGTCCCTGCTGAGAACAGGGCTAAGTTCTG GTACGCAACAGACTATGGTATGTTTCGATTTTGCATAGCTGACACAGAACTTGATTGGAGAGAGGGAACTGAGCAATACAGGTTCATTGAAAATTGCCTAGCATCAGTTGATAGACAGAAGCAACCATGGTTGATCTTTCTTGCGCATCGTGTCCTTGGCTATTCTTCTGGAGACTTTTACGTGGATGAAGGATCGTTTGGGGAACCTATGGGAAGAGAGAGTCTTCAGAAACTTTGGCAAAAGTATAAAGTTGATATTGCCATCTACGGCCATGTGCACAACTATGAAAGAACATGTCCAATATACCAG AACATTTGCACCAATGACAAGAAGAATCATTATAAGGGTAGCTTGAATGGGACAATACATGTGGTTGCCGGGGGCGGGGGATCGAGTCTTGTGAAATTCTCCTCGGCTAAACCAAAATGGAGTCTGGTTAGGGACTACGATTATGGATTCACCAAACTTACAGCATTCGATCATTCAAATCTGTTATTCGAGTACAAGAAGAGCAGGGATGGAGAAGTTTATGACTCATTCAGGATTTCACGAGATTACAGAGACATCTTGGCCTGCGCTCCGGATAGTTGTCCAAGTACGACGCTAGCTTTTTAA
- the LOC133822964 gene encoding frataxin, mitochondrial isoform X3, with the protein MASKLLPLRRLLRLSKLPPPSSANNYCSCSYLLNFLITRHISDNPHRPFYSFSSKGFCSRPLDHDGGSQGPAAIDYRSLLQEDEFHRLADSTIHDLQEKLEEYGDSVQVEGFDIDYGNDVLTLKLGDLGTYVLNKQTPNRQIWMSSPVRPHGLVWEGCPIKWEDLEE; encoded by the exons ATGGCTTCAAAGTTGCTTCCATTGAGAAGGCTATTGAGGCTATCAAAGCTTCCTCCTCCATCATCGGCGAACAACTACTGTTCATGTTCCTATCTTCTGAATTTCTTAATTACTCGTCATATCTCTGACAACCCTCACAGACCATTTTATTCCTTCTCTTCTAAAGGCTTCTGCTCTCGACCTTTGGATCACGATGGAGGTTCTCAAGGTCCTGCCGCCATTGACTATCG TTCTCTGCTGCAGGAGGATGAGTTTCACAGACTAGCTGATTCCACAATACATGATCTTCAAGAAAAACTCGAG GAATATGGAGATAGTGTTCAAGTTGAGGGCTTTGACATAGACTATGGG AATGATGTGTTAACCCTGAAGCTTGGCGATTTGGGAACGTATGTGTTGAACAAACAAACTCCTAATAGACAAATTTGGATGTCTTCACCAGTAAG GCCTCATGGATTAGTGTGGGAAGGATGTCCAATAAAGTGGGAAGATTTAGAAGAATGA